The genome window GTAGAAAACGATTCAAACTGTTCGAGCGCGGAAATGACGTATTTCTAGGGAGAGCTAAAAAGCGTGTATTGGAGAGTGCGAAAATTTTGGAGAGCTTTTAAGAAACGTATTTGCAGCCGGTGTTGACTGAAAgtgtatttttattgattgaaaaacGAAGCCGGATGTttggaaatgaaaagaaatggaCCGGATTTCAGGTGCAACTGGCGTGAGAAATCTTGAAATGATTGTGCCAGCGATGGTACGATCCGGAGATTCCGCCCGACTTTCTTGTCATTACGTTCTTGAGGGTGCTCCATTATATACTGTCCAGTGGTATCTCGGAGAGCAGCAGTTTTATCGCTACGTTCCAAAGAAGACACCTCCCCAGCTTATCCATCCGGTGCAGGGTATCGAAATTGATGTGAGTTTGTCAAACGTTTCATCTCCGACTTACATTATTTGTGCTTTTCCATTATTAACTGAGCTTTTTCCTTTGTCTCCTGCTGGCTATGCAGCTCCTCGCTCAactatttcattttaattagcTCCGCGCGAACCTGCCCATTcgctttttatctcttttgcCACGGCGCTCGCGGGCGCGAGTTTAAAACGACTGGGAACTTCCGAGCTTTGAATAGTTTTGAGAATTTCTAAAAACACATTGCGACGGAGATAATCCCACAAACTTTCGCGGTCCGCTACAGTTTTTTTCGCCTCTCCAATTAATCAAACTCAATGCTTTTCTCGCTGCACGAAACTTCGAATGATCGCATGTTTCGAATCTCGCGCGACtcatcgaattttccgatGATTCTTTCACATCCCAATTCCTTCCACATGCGCAAacctttttccccatttttgcCTCGAGAATTAATCACGCTTGTATTCATGCCAATATTTTAAATCCACAAAACTTTTACTGCTTCGCCGGTCCCGAAAATGCTTGCGAAAAATTGCCCCTGTTTCAGCCGCTACGAACGCGATGTGCAGCAATTAAGTTGACCAAAGTTATCgataaatcgtgaaaaaaatacttttttcacaaatacAATGGGCACATTCTTCTCCGAAGCATTTTTTCGCGCGTGcaaaaatctctttttttacaaacttttctcgagtttccagaacaaaaaagttgtttaaagaagaaaaaatgcagaagaaaatcgattcgatgagctaaaatctcgaagttcgatttaaattttcagacaaaaGTCATAACGTCAGCAAAGCTGCAACCGCGTggccgatttttttcaaattttcctccaatcgcgaagcttcaaaatttcattcacttTTTTGCCGAAAAATCTGCTCGATTCGTCTTCGAATTTTGCACCCTCTTAAACACGAATTTTAACGCCCTGGTATGAGACACCGGAATTTCTCGACTTAATGAGCatatttgtaaaatttctGAGCCAAGTTCATTtagaaactcgaaaaattctgGGCGCAGGAGCTTAATAAACTCATGAGTTTAATGAAAACAGGCGGTGCATTCTAACATGAACGATGTGACACTCCGGAACGTGTCCAGGGAGGTGGCTGGCATGTACAAGTGCGAAGTTACCGAAGATGCGCCGTCTTACCACACGCTAACGCAAAAACAAGCGATGCAAGTTGCAGGTAAATCCAGCTGGATCCCATGAGGCcgattttcgatgttcagtaACGACGATAAATAGTTCACCACTTGGGAATATATTTTGTTCGTTATTTATGCTCCTTGTTTCTGGCTTACGACAAttacgggggggggggggggggggaagtggATCAGAAATAGTTTGAAACATTGATCATTGGTAATGAAACTGTTCGATGCTATTTTAAGGTAGAGCATGCCCGTAgggtcgtattttatgggtgcctaaattcgatcgatttttacttcctaattaaatacATTACCACTCTAAATTaacgtcagagttattaattcgaaattgtgaatgaattttttcaacttatctcgtggcgaatgaaattgccACTGagtgaaccccaaatttcattcgtccctggcgaaaatactggttttttttatgtaaaaatcgcattagagagcgcaaatcaagaaaaaagtattaattaaaagacagaaggctatgacggGAATGGCTCGAGCCAAGGATAAACAAAATCCCGAAATAAGCGAATGTGAGGTTctacgagtgctcgttaccaatttcgttcaatctttaaggagggtggatcattaaatcaaaataatcagaatttgatcaaatttcgtgataacattctttcgCATCGAGCAtacaaacacaattttttcaaatttttttaccgcatggttatcgaataattgagcgttaaatcaaaGTTCTCATGCACGAGATGCATAACTAACTGTATATACGTAAACtatatgcttatacacgtgaactttatttagtcttcaattactcgagagctatgtggtaaaaaaatctaaaaaaattcatattgtcttatatattttaaaagaataaatttaccaaattttataaaattcttatcattttgaaattcttcttaatatttttaacatggtttagcatggcaacatattgtatcgtcgcgatccaccctccttaacctatactttattactagtaagacaatcgtctcgaattttttcccaaaccttcattatacttcatttttattgtgtactttttcattaaGTTCGTAGTTTGGAAAgacgaacgattttttacgcgtAGTCCCTTAACTCTgtgtatgtttcttcatatttaaagacGTTTGTCTCAACAGCCAATAGGACGAAGCCCCTTAAAACTTGATCTGCGTGCCAGTCGACTgctcatttaaactctgtgtgaatttcaagactttccttaagaaaatcgtttcgtgcatgtaCTACCTCAAAGCTGCGAATGTTTGTTCCGATATTTTGCCAATTCTGGgtaaaaaatttgcacaaaacctcgtttttttttttcatcatttacgagaaaatgttttttgttagattttattgaaacttttgTAGTTTTACGAGTTCACACCTTATCAAATATTCACCGAAAGTCATTCAACCCAGCAACATTCTCTTCGTTATTAAAATACGCGAAGAATGATGCACAATTTTACGTCGAGGAGAAAATTGAGGCTGTGTACGATCGGAAGAGTGGATCCGCGCCGCCTCGAGAATAAATAGTTTATTCTCGCGATCGTACTCGTGAAAAAATAGCTTCGATTCCACAATCTTCCAAATGTTTTCGCCGCTAATCTATTGGACGATTGTGTTAGATATCCCAGAAACGGATCCGCTGATCGAAATCGAGAGACAAAGGTTGCCGATCGGGGAAACCCTCCGGGCGAATTGCACCTCAGGCACTTCTCATCCGGCTCCGAACGTAACGTGGAGTATAAACGGACAAATAGTGAGTATCGTTTTGACATGAGTTTCCTCGATGCATCGTCCGCTCGCTTTATTTCGGTGCTATAGAAATTTTTACTATTATGTCAGTTATGCTAATTTACAGAATGCTGCCTCGCGTTCTCTTCATTTACTTCGGGCACTTTTCGTGCAAATGTACTTTTTTAAGAGCTGGATGAACTTTTATCTTCGCATGTTCAGAGCTGTGATAAAatgttgaatgaatttttataactAACGAGAAAGTGAGCCTCGGACTAGAAAGactttcaagaattttcattcaatttttatttttttatttttttatttttttttttcattgacgaataggaataggaaaaaggaatcgAGAATTCGAAGGTTCGGTTCGAACGATGTAACTAAAATTGGTTCATCATTTCTGCGGTTTCCTACGATGTTGTGTGCTCAATTGGAATATGTTCGTTTTGCAGTTGAACGACACGACGATGCAGTACAAAACTTGGACACGAAGAATTGCTCATGGAAAAATGGAGTTCACTCGGTCAGGCCTGGAATTGAAAGTCTTTAGTCGAATGTTCCAAGACGCCCGATTCCGACTCCGCTGTCGCGCCAGCATCTCGGACATTTACAGCGCAACAACCGAAATCGAAGTGAACGAGGATCGGCCTTTGATCGCGTCGATCACCGGCGACGCTTCGGCGCATAGCCATCGTGAGTTCTCTCGATCGGGAAATTCTAAATTCACTGAATCGATCAAATTTATCATCGACGGTGCGTTCACGCGCTCGCACTGCCCGAGCCATCGGAGATAGAGCAAAAGTGCATGGGGCCAATGACGCAGGCAACAAAATTTCCTGCAAAAAAGTCCCCAGCGCCTTCTTCCTACGTCCAGTATCTTGGGCTTGAGCCCTCGCGGGAAAAAGGCCTCGAAACAGCCTCAGCTCAGTGCTCAAAAACCGAGTTTTTTCTAGGCCCTCCCGAGGCCAAGCTATCGGAGTTGGAGAAAAATCGTTAAGGacttttttgtagaaaattcaaTCCCCTACGAAATTGGTCCTCTGAGATTTTGTCCAATTTCCCCCAGTTTCGACTACACAAGCCTCCAAACTCGATAAGCTGAAAAACAATTACAATTATAGAAAAACACTCCCAGCCTGAAATTCGCTCCCAAATTCTACTTCCCGGTCACTACCTTCTCAATTTATTCGGCCAAAATCATCATTTTGGCCGAatcataattttcaaaaattgaaaaatccgccattttgcagGTTCGAGCGGTGTCGAGAGTGCCATGACAACAGTGCTGGGTTCTCAGGGCCTCGTGAGAGCAATAATCACAAGTGGGAGCCTGATCGTATCGGCAGTAAATTTGAGGTAGCTCGTTCTAAGTTGGTCAGGCTTTGATAGAGCGAatgtctaaaaaaaaaaagagagaaaaaaaggagatcGAGGGAACGGAAGAGCCAGATgtagagaggaagaaaaaagaggaaagagaacGAGCAGGAGGGGAGTGAAAAACCACAAACATCCGATCAACATCGTCCATGTAAACACCTAGTAGTCTAGGGCTTCCAGTTATATATGTTAACTATATATGACGTAGATAGACGACGAATAATTTTTAACGAGAAAATTCGCGTCAACGActagtaataataattatttaaaagaaaatgaaaagcaGAGGGgaataagaaataaataaatcgtgaTACCGACGATAATGTACGgattaaaaaatgtgcgaaagcgataaaaaaaaaaaaaaaaaaaaaaaaacaaagggaAAAAGAACAACAACAAACTTATATACACACTTACTACATACATCTAACTTTAAACATGTTACCTTTTGATgtaaattgttaataaaaccAGCGGTTACGTATACATTATTGggttattataaaaaatagttttcgatCGTGTGTTAGCAAGTATGAGAACGAAAGATCACGAAAATAACGAGTTCTGCCACCTCGAGCTGTGACGAACAACAATTGATTTTCAATAACGATAATAAATTatgagaaattcattattcgtttGCACTTTGAACGATCGCGAttcgtcaattattttttcaagctaGCTTCTTCGTGGTTTGCACTTTCGAGGAAAAACTCACGACGAACGTGAACGagttttcgtcgttttttttttcttttttttctttttggaaaaaatcttgTTTTGCTTGTgaacgtaaaaaaatgttttttcttcgccatttttttccttccattttAGAATGTTTTTTGAGAAGAAGATGGAGAATTGTGTTCGTagtgaaaaaaactcgtttcgtTCCTCTGGCTCGAGCTTTATTGTGTGTAAGAAGCTGCGTGCGAACGGCAAACGAAATACTCCAAAACGAATTTCCTTCGAAATGCGATGATTTTAAAGCATTTTCATGGGGAACTTCCCTTCAGTTGTTTCGTTAATGGACAGATAAAAAATCTGGTTGAAAATGAgattacgaaaatttatttttgagctcCAGTTGTTACTGTGAATGGTCTTGAAGAGGCAAGAAAAAATTGCGTGCTTGTAAGTCGTCTTGAgagaatcgatatttttcgacaaatttttttctcgatcgataCACCTCCCGAGTAGGCGTATCGTACAAATTTCAATGTCGAAATGCCATTCGTCCTACCGGAGTCAAAGTTTAAACAAGGGACTGTCAGGAATGagtcaaaaaaacgaaagttttgaattgaaaaatgatagtCGTCGGAAGGCAAGCAAGTTGTcataattttcatcgaattttagCACGCTGAATTTAGCTTCATTTGTTTATTCTATGATAATAACCACATCGGAATGACTGGAGACTCTGGAGGAGAGAAATAACCTCGATGcttcgaaataaaatgagtACTTTATTGAGCGtatgataaaataattaaaactcGTAAAAATGTTATTACGGCTATGAACATTATGGCATTGAAACCTACGACACAGTCTATAGTCACTTGTTTTCAAAAGCTTCGAAAGTGTTTGCTGAATTCGGCACTTTTGAAATAACTGGAAATTCCCTTCGATCGGGGACTCAAAAATCACCAAAGATTCTCACTAACTGGAATAAACGATTCTCAAAGTGCGCAAAAAATATTGCGAGGATTGTACTGACGATGATTCCCTTTCGATTTCTGCAgtcatcgttattttttttttttttttttttaaataatttatacGGTTTTTCTGTACTACCGATCTACACGAATAAATAGCGTTACAATAATCTGTTTAATACTCTTCCTCATCGTAATCATAAGCGTAcgcgtcgtcctcgtcgttttGTCCGAGCATTTGGCCGACCGTCATCTCCTGAGGATTCAATTCTATTTCGTCGTCAGCAAGCTCGTCATTTTCCATTgctgaaataatcgaaaaagcTAATATCAAATCGAGCAAAAtcaatgagaagaaaaaaaaagttgaatttagCAATtgtaaattattaaaaaatgtaattaattTTGGAATTCTTACCGGCATCTGGCGTTTCAGATGGGTAAGATTCGTCCTGTACTTGGGGCTCGTGTTTTGGCGAGCCAAACAACGCTCTCGGTTCCGTTGCTTTCGGAGGGTTGTCGTTAATCTTCATCTTTTTCGTGGGCGTTTCTTCTTGTTTGATCTTCGCAGATTTTTGGATGCTACTGCAAAAGAGAATCATGAATTCATCAAGTTGGTGCAAAAATTCTAAATCCTCCGTACGTAACGAGTTAATACAGCACCAAATGCACAATTGAGCAGCGATTCATATTAAAAGAGCATAAATAAAGAGAAACTCCATTGTACCGAGTTCTCTCTGGCTTGGTAGGCTCGGAATCCGATTCGACGTGGGCTGATACTTCGTTGAAAGATGACACGTTGCTCGATACTCCGACGTTCAGACTCCTCAAGACTTCGTAATTGATTTTCgaagaaattcgtttttcctgCAACATCTTTTCAATCGCCTCGCCTGGTTGAACGACACAAGGCAATCGATTAATACTCATTGCCCAAgacaaataataaaactaCGAAATTGCTATTTACTCAGCCGTTTTGAAGGGAGAAAAGCTCACCTGCTGTGCTCGCTGCactctgatttttatttcttttcggaGCAGCacgtcgtttctttttttccggtTTTCCTTCCTCCTTCCCTTTCTTccgtttctcttctttttctggATAAACGAACACAACGAAAGCTGTCATTAAATTCCCCAAAACACTTTCTAggctctacagtttttttccccaatcGAAACTAATCAAAATGCATTGTTTTAtgaaaaggataaaaaaagagtgcatttttttccaaaatcctCGATATCGAAACATTCCCCCTCCCTTCACTCCGTTCCATTAATTTCGTATCTGTTCAACATTGGACACGAACCTTGTTGTTGCTGGAGGTAATTAGCGTTGATTTTGTTCCACAAATTATGTTTCGAATTTGCTTCCTTCTCAGACATAATGTAACTGTCCAATTCCTCGTCGTCCAGATCAGTAATGTCTATTTCACCGGTTGCCTGTCAAAAGAAATCGAATTCGAGTTCGATTACGTTTCAATAACACAATAACAAGCATTAATGAGtaataaatcatgaaaaacCGATCAGGAGTGATGAAACAATTAGACAAAATTTACGAGTCTAAATAATAATTGGAAAACTTGCGTTTTCAAATGCGGAAAAAGTCTTTTCCCCACTATTATTGTCTCTGTCTTTTTGCTGCGTGCTCAATCCCATCGAAGCAATGTCCGGTcctgtaataaaaaatattcaaaaaataaaaatgtaatttcgttTTTGTACGAGTGATTAGGGAAGAAGCAGTCTCAAGATTGATCATGAAATATTCGCTgaagaaaattcttcgttCTCGCTAATTTTACCAAGCCCAGTCATGAGTGGGTGAGAAATAACTGAAGAGATCCGCAACGCCGAGGCCTCTGTGGGGTCGTCGGGGTCGCTTTCAATACAGTGATCGACGACACTCAGTGTGCTTTCTTTGATGAACTGCGAGGTCTCCAAGTCTTCTACTCTCCGTTCTGCGAGTCGAGAAAACGTGGCTCGATGAATGAACGAACGAGCGAGGATGCGAGTTAATTATCTATTTTTAAGGCACGAGGAACGTCTCCGATCTTTCGTCACAAATTGTACAGCTAACGTAGATTTTTCTGTGCATTTACCGTCCAATTTACGATGGACTTTGGCCACCTTTTGGTCTTCCAATTGCTTATCGATTTCTGACTGCAAATCGCTCAGTTCGGTGTCTATATTTTCCAGCTGCGAACCAAAACATCCGATTGAAAACTTGTGTGCAAGATTCGTGGAACAAACTCGAGTTTATGGCAGACTCGAACTTGACAGCTCGAGTACCGACAACGAGTGAAATCACTTCAAAATCATTGTCGCGAAACCCTTTTTCCGTGAGATTATTGATTTTCCAAATGAGCGGGAAAGTAGCTACCCTTTGAAGACGTTCTCTGTCCTTTTTACGCGCCGCTTTGAAGGCCGGAGGATCTTGCTCCTCTTCGAGATCGACGGTCATGAACTCCTCCAGGGTTAGCGCGCTCGACGGAGTGTCGCCGAATTCTATCAGcctaaaatgatttttcagtgAGACGACGAGGCACCGGATAGCGAGACTCGACCACGCAACGTACCTTTTCCGCAACGTTGACTCGTGAACTTTGACTATTTTTATTATGTCCGCTGGCGATCGACTGAACTCGTGTAACCGAGCCGCCATCAAAAGGGCTGCaaaattatacaaaaatttggtattaaaaaaatgaaaaatcatgagcgATCCGAGGAAGCGAAAAAAGTTGGTCATTTTTACCTGCTCCGCAGAGTCCCGAAGGCCTCCGGCCACTGTGGATACTGTCACGCTTCATCCTTTGAACTAATCGCAACGCTGTCATCGAAACTTCGTgagttttttctccaaactcgAGTTTATTGGCGAATCTCATAATGTAGAGACACGGATCTGGAAGGCGAGAagcaaaatggaaaaatcaacgtcactcaaatgatttttcaaactaaTTATTCCCCGATTCAACAATatattcaaaagttttttcgaaaattcaaattctttcggaaaaagtgaattttcttGATGCCCCGCACCAAAAATGTAATGGAAGCTACGGAATTTTTGGGGGGCATCCGACCGAGCGAATGATCGAAAAGTTTCGGAATTTCGAAAGActgaaattgtattttcgtcGTTATTGCAAAAATTGGGAATATTTATTCCGATCTTCATCAAGTTACCCCTGAGAAATGGAGAGATAAGGTGGATTTATGGTgacactggaaaaaaaaaatatttgggaACTTGTGCGTTCGAGAAAAAACGGCACAAACAAACTTGCGCGCAATGTTTACTCGATCGTTCGATGTCCGTCTTTCCGTTAGTTCTTTCGATGGCCCTGGCCCCCCTCCATACAAACACGATGCGATATTTGTTTATGTTTACTTTTACGATGCTATTCCATCTCAGGAAATATCTCTCGTTcagtacgaagaaaaaagctcGTTGGGGGAACTCTGTTTCGTGTGTGTATTTGGAAATTCGCTATCATATTTTGTGTCATGATTTCAACGAATAGTTTTAGCCATGGAATATTGCTCGTCGGACATGCCAAAATCGTGGTTAGAAAAATACTGTTCTGCTAcaacaaaaacgaaattacGAGTTTCGATCGTAAAAGTGCGCGGATCAAATTATTCTTCAGACTCTAataatgttttgtttttattcactGATTCCGTTTGAGAGTAAAACGATTGAGATGTGGCCGAATTTTTAGAAAGTAAAACGGAATGagaaattgcaaaaattatCGAGAGGttagaaaattgtttttttacggTGCGGGCTTGGAAAAATGTCGATAAATAAACAGTAAGAGATGTGAAAACTCAAGTTGTAGTTGGAGATGTCGGAAAGCAGTTGACAATGGGCAGGGAGAGGGGGAAGAATACGTGTTGCGAgtgagaataataaaaagttttcCGCAGGAGGTTTGAGGGACGTTCGgtttttcttcgaattcgAGAGAGCTGCGCGAAGACGCATGCGCGTTGAGTTGGACTCCTGTTTATCGAGCGTCAGATATACGTGGTACAAAAGCAGAGAGAATCCTAACAATTACCGAAAATGCAGCGAAGCTGTTGTCGAAAGCTTTGATAGTCGTTAATCACAAAGCACAACGCGGTACCCAAGTGAGTTCGTGGCGGGAATTATAAACTCGCGTgtagttttaaaaataatggcgATGTCAAATGTATACTCGAAAATGTCGACGAAGCCAGTGAAACGTTTTCAAGATAACAACCTCGTTGAAACCCAAACCAATGCTTGGGTCAATGGTAAGATAACATTGCTGTTTGTCCGCTTCGCAACTCCACCCCTTCTCTATTTTCCTTTTAAATCagtttcacgaattatttacTATTCGATTCCCGGCGAAAGTTAATTATTTACCGAAAATAAACCCATTCCAACGTTCTGTCGAATACACGAGCATCCAGGGGACACCTTCATTTACATACTCGATGTTAACACGCCCAAAATACTCTCAACGCTATTTCGCTGCTGTAGATCTGAAAAACAACAGTTCTTCCTTTcgttttttgacatttttacaacttcttttttttctttatttttgttctatagaaaattattggttAATTTACAGCGCTCATTCGTAATGTCAAACCTTTGACGATATTAATATTACCGATAAAAAGTGAATGAAAAAGGACGTGAAATTTCGCAATTCCAGTATGAAACCAATTACATTTTAAGATCTTTCAAGGCTCTTGAATAATtcgagacattttttctatttttatttacattacGATAACAAAACAGTTTCCGAGTCGTACGTAAATGACACAGTGTACGAAAGCGTAGAAGCTTCCATGCACGGAACTGTGGAAGTCTACCTGTTGTTATGGCAGGTTATTGTTTACAGGTGTGTAATGTTTCTCTACAGCGCGCCATTCCGAAATATCGT of Venturia canescens isolate UGA chromosome 6, ASM1945775v1, whole genome shotgun sequence contains these proteins:
- the LOC122411912 gene encoding uncharacterized protein, with product MDCKSGRFQRATIYLLALIGGATGVRNLEMIVPAMVRSGDSARLSCHYVLEGAPLYTVQWYLGEQQFYRYVPKKTPPQLIHPVQGIEIDAVHSNMNDVTLRNVSREVAGMYKCEVTEDAPSYHTLTQKQAMQVADIPETDPLIEIERQRLPIGETLRANCTSGTSHPAPNVTWSINGQILNDTTMQYKTWTRRIAHGKMEFTRSGLELKVFSRMFQDARFRLRCRASISDIYSATTEIEVNEDRPLIASITGDASAHSHRSSGVESAMTTVLGSQGLVRAIITSGSLIVSAVNLR
- the Brf gene encoding transcription factor IIIB 90 kDa subunit isoform X1 is translated as MSGSKCRNCGSTDIETDPARGDAVCTNCGFVLEDQLIVSETTFEETPSGNMMVLGQFVANDSTGGATGFGAAYHVNGKESREITIQNAKKGITHLCLQLHLNQHCIDTSVNFYKMALSRHLTRGRKQAHNHAACVYITCRTEGTAHMLIDISDVLQICVHELGRTYLRFTQALCINIPSMDPCLYIMRFANKLEFGEKTHEVSMTALRLVQRMKRDSIHSGRRPSGLCGAALLMAARLHEFSRSPADIIKIVKVHESTLRKRLIEFGDTPSSALTLEEFMTVDLEEEQDPPAFKAARKKDRERLQRLENIDTELSDLQSEIDKQLEDQKVAKVHRKLDERRVEDLETSQFIKESTLSVVDHCIESDPDDPTEASALRISSVISHPLMTGLGPDIASMGLSTQQKDRDNNSGEKTFSAFENATGEIDITDLDDEELDSYIMSEKEANSKHNLWNKINANYLQQQQEKEEKRKKGKEEGKPEKKKRRAAPKRNKNQSAASTAGEAIEKMLQEKRISSKINYEVLRSLNVGVSSNVSSFNEVSAHVESDSEPTKPERTRSIQKSAKIKQEETPTKKMKINDNPPKATEPRALFGSPKHEPQVQDESYPSETPDAAMENDELADDEIELNPQEMTVGQMLGQNDEDDAYAYDYDEEEY
- the Brf gene encoding transcription factor IIIB 90 kDa subunit isoform X2, producing MSGSKCRNCGSTDIETDPARGDAVCTNCGFVLEDQLIVSETTFEETPSGNMMVLGQFVANDSTGGATGFGAAYHVNGKESREITIQNAKKGITHLCLQLHLNQHCIDTSVNFYKMALSRHLTRGRKQAHNHAACVYITCRTEGTAHMLIDISDVLQICVHELGRTYLRFTQALCINIPSMDPCLYIMRFANKLEFGEKTHEVSMTALRLVQRMKRDSIHSGRRPSGLCGAALLMAARLHEFSRSPADIIKIVKVHESTLRKRLIEFGDTPSSALTLEEFMTVDLEEEQDPPAFKAARKKDRERLQRLENIDTELSDLQSEIDKQLEDQKVAKVHRKLDERRVEDLETSQFIKESTLSVVDHCIESDPDDPTEASALRISSVISHPLMTGLGPDIASMGLSTQQKDRDNNSGEKTFSAFENATGEIDITDLDDEELDSYIMSEKEANSKHNLWNKINANYLQQQQEKEEKRKKGKEEGKPEKKKRRAAPKRNKNQSAASTAGEAIEKMLQEKRISSKINYEVLRSLNVGVSSNVSSFNEVSAHVESDSEPTKPERTRIQKSAKIKQEETPTKKMKINDNPPKATEPRALFGSPKHEPQVQDESYPSETPDAAMENDELADDEIELNPQEMTVGQMLGQNDEDDAYAYDYDEEEY